A genomic window from Nicotiana sylvestris chromosome 11, ASM39365v2, whole genome shotgun sequence includes:
- the LOC138880669 gene encoding uncharacterized protein, producing MTAFTTPWGTYCYRVMLFGLKSAGAIYMRALTAIFHDMMHQEIEVYVDDVIIKSRTQDDHVRDLRKFFERLRKYDLKLNPAKCAFRVPSGKLLSVGPTEPRKPLFLYLSVLENSFGCVLGQHDVTGKKEQSIYYLSKKFTSYEAKYTLLERTCCTLTWVTQKLRHYLLSYTIYLITRLDPLKYIFQKPMPTGRLAKWQILLTEFDIVYVTCTVMKPQALANHLAQNPIDDEYQPLSTYFPDEEVNSVEVILEDTNAWQMFFDGAVNAKGVEIGAILISPTSQHYPAPTRLRFFCRNNTAEYEAFIMGINMAVDQNVEDLLIMGDSNLITQQDQGEWETRDIKLIPYRQHVKDLSKQFKSIEFRCVDAQEDGKNMSEVHAGVHDDLIHALPLELHPMLASWSFIAWDMDVIGPIEPKASNEHIFILVAIEYFTRWVEAVILKAFTKKVVVDFVHSNIICHFGIPKTIITDNGANLNSHLIREENGLKLRFRFASHRVERVIKDEVQILYFENTLTVKLKNKLEAPEFIPSKPPCRTCIHHLDTPPNTVEDHIGTSKAGAIWMKIATRSDNEAIVRRPPMRAAKQKQAALTSSARSNRSKNRR from the exons aTGACGGCTTTcaccacaccttggggtacttactgttatAGGGTCATGTTGTTTGGTTTAAAGAGTGCCGGGGCAATTTATATGAGAGCTTTGactgccatctttcatgacatgatgcaccaagaaattgaggtgtatgtggatgatgtgatcattaaatccAGAACACAGGATGACCATGTgcgagatttgagaaagttctttgagcgcctacgtaagtatgacttgaagttgAATCCAGCTAAATGTGCATTTAGAGTACCATCTGGGAAACTTTTGag TGTTGGTCCCACCGAACCTAGAAAGCCTTTATTCTTGTACTTGTCAGTGTTGGAAAATTCTTTTGGATGTgttctcgggcaacatgatgtgaccgggaaaaAAGAACAATccatatactatttgagcaagaagttcactagttatgaagccaagtacactttgttggaaagaacttgctgcaccctaacttgggtcactcagaagcttaggcattacttgttgtCTTATACCATCTATCTCATAACCAGATTGGACCCcctaaagtacatattccaaaaaccgatgcccacaggaaggttagcgaaatggcaaatcctgctcaccgagtttgacatagtctatgtcacctgCACGGTAATGAAACCTCAAGCATTGGCGAATCACCTAGCTCAAAATCCTattgatgatgaatatcagcctttgagtacttactttccggatgaggaagtaaattcagttgaggttaTTCTAGAAGACACTAATGCTTGGCaaatgttctttgacggagctgtgaatgcaaaaggtgtcgaaattggggcaattttgatttcgcccacTAGTCAACACTATCCGGCCCCAACCCGTCTTCGGTTTTTCTGTAGgaacaacactgccgagtatgaagcctttATTATGGGCATAAACATGGCAGTCGATCAGAATGTGGAAGACTTATTGATCATGGGAGATTCTAACTTGATTACCCAACAAgatcaaggtgaatgggaaacccgagatatCAAGCTTATCCCATACAGGCAACATGTGAAAGATCTTAGCAAGCAATTCAAATCCATCGAGTTCAG ATGCGTGGATGCCCAAGAGGATGGAAAAAACATGAGTGAAGTGCATGCGGGA GTACACGATGACCTGATTCATGCACTGCCATTAGAATTGCATCCTATGTTAGCATCGTGGTCGTTCATTGCCTGGgatatggatgtcattgggccaattgagccgaaagcttcaaatgAACACATATTCATCTTAGTTGCCATTGAATATTTCACAAGATGGGTGGAAGCAGTCATTCTTAAAGCCttcaccaagaaagtagtggtggACTTCGTACATTCCAATATTATCTGTCATTTTGGTATTCCTAAGACTATCATTACGGACAATGgtgcaaacttgaacagtcatttGATAagggag GAAAATGGTCTTAAACTAAGGTTTCGATTTGCCAGCCATCGTGTGGAAAGAGTTATCAAGGATGAAGTTCAAATACTATATTTTGAGAATACTTTGACTGTAAAATTAAAGAACAAGTTGGAGGCTCCAGAGTTCATTCCAAGTAAGCCTCCTTGTCGCACATGTATTCACCACCTAGATACACCACCAAACACTGTGGAGGACCACATTGGAACAAGCAAAGCAGGTGCTATTTGGATGAAAATTGCAACAAGGTCTGACAATGAAGCAATtgttaggcgacctccaatgagagCTGCCAAACAAAAGCAGGCTGCCCTAACTTCGTCAGCGAGGTCCAACCGGTCAAAAAATAGACGATGA